One Helianthus annuus cultivar XRQ/B chromosome 7, HanXRQr2.0-SUNRISE, whole genome shotgun sequence genomic region harbors:
- the LOC110923972 gene encoding protein SRC2-like yields MASRRLEIVLHSANDLYDVKHFGTMDPYAMLWVAEGGRGMVSEQCKTEVAKKVGSCPVWNYPMRFQLKPTNNSYILFCEIKHDLLAGDASREKVGYPLRTPSGEVKGEIILSHKFTVGKVCRPRKKVPKKKKHGMIKKIAKTVVTEAALLVGGLGAAYILGEIFGQDVENDYQNEDEADGDADADEDADVDEDADEDAEADADEDEDEEEY; encoded by the exons ATGGCGTCACGCAGGTTAGAGATCGTCCTCCACTCCGCAAACGATTTGTACGACGTCAAACACTTTGGTACGATGGATCCTTACGCCATGCTTTGGGTGGCCGAAGGGGGCCGGGGCATGGTCTCAGAACAGTGTAAAACCGAGGTGGCAAAGAAAGTTGGTTCTTGTCCAGTATGGAATTATCCCATGAGATTCCAGCTCAAGCCCACAAACAACAGCTACATTCTCTTCTGCGAGATCAAACACG ATCTCCTCGCGGGAGATGCTTCAAGAGAAAAGGTTGGTTACCCGCTTAGGACACCATCCGGCGAGGTTAAGGGAGAAATCATCCTTTCACACAAATTCACAGTTGGCAAAGTATGCAGACCCAGAAAGAAGGTTCCAAAGAAAAAGAAACATGGGATGATTAAAAAGATTGCAAAGACTGTGGTTACTGAAGCTGCTTTGTTAGTTGGGGGCCTTGGGGCTGCATATATCCTTGGTGAAATTTTTGGCCAAGACGTCGAAAACGATTACCAAAACGAGGATGAAGCAGACGGAGATGCAGATGCAGATGAAGATGCAGATGTAGATGAAGATGCAGATGAAGATGCAGAGGCAGATGcggatgaagatgaagatgaagaggaGTATTGA